A genomic window from Flavobacterium johnsoniae includes:
- a CDS encoding GPW/gp25 family protein: MKGAFYKLPIDFNAILQKKELEKTSIEHSIAQQVILLATTTFGECKFDETFGSKIWEIDFDLLMNENTLKETISKTMKQSLLLHENRIKVNELKVELSETMYLVDNISRSKKRVDIIIDATIKSTNRGFNFRGYFFVGPLSYK, encoded by the coding sequence ATGAAAGGTGCTTTTTATAAACTGCCAATAGATTTTAATGCAATACTCCAAAAGAAAGAACTGGAAAAAACTTCGATAGAACATTCTATTGCACAGCAAGTAATTCTTTTAGCCACAACCACATTTGGAGAATGCAAATTTGACGAAACTTTTGGGTCTAAAATCTGGGAAATAGATTTTGATTTATTAATGAATGAAAATACATTAAAAGAGACAATCTCTAAAACAATGAAACAATCGTTGCTTTTGCATGAAAACAGAATAAAAGTAAATGAACTCAAAGTAGAATTGTCAGAAACAATGTATTTGGTTGATAATATAAGCAGATCAAAAAAAAGAGTTGATATAATCATTGATGCAACAATAAAAAGCACTAATAGAGGATTTAATTTTAGAGGATACTTCTTCGTTGGACCACTTTCTTACAAATAA
- the tssD gene encoding type VI secretion system tube protein TssD produces the protein MSFLTSLTVAGKDYKVLNVSYDLAQETDASGRPSTVTRGGRIMIEVESTGSTELFEWMTNNFERKDGSVKFIKRDSNATLKELKFTEAYMVKYKENFDHNSDNPLTETFMISARKISMGGGEFDNAWV, from the coding sequence ATGTCGTTTTTAACATCATTGACAGTTGCAGGAAAAGATTACAAAGTACTTAACGTAAGTTATGATTTAGCTCAGGAAACTGATGCTTCTGGTCGTCCATCTACGGTAACACGTGGAGGAAGAATTATGATCGAAGTAGAATCAACTGGCAGTACAGAATTGTTCGAATGGATGACAAACAATTTCGAAAGAAAAGACGGGTCAGTAAAATTCATTAAACGTGATTCTAATGCTACTTTAAAAGAGTTGAAATTTACTGAGGCTTACATGGTGAAGTACAAAGAAAACTTTGATCATAACAGTGACAATCCGTTAACGGAGACTTTTATGATTTCTGCACGTAAAATTTCGATGGGCGGAGGTGAATTTGATAATGCTTGGGTATAA
- a CDS encoding type VI secretion system Vgr family protein codes for MGHFSEQVHITIGSFTQNIIYYDLKLSQKMAGHHHFSFVWQYTAKAVINPVDQAQAMRKYIGDEVIFTFKSVTGIKLMSKGIITELSSIDRHGSAAGLHITGISHSKVIDDLPKSRTYLERGMDDIVLDLLSEGPTEFYQRESIRSTYLKEFNYMAQYNETNFEFLTRLASRYGQWFYFDGMRMQFGQLKNSKIKLINGASLHSFKIQANMTAHTISLAGYDYNNAAGIRDAAAKTATGSKDSFASIVGFNQGTVTQGELSIGAYTNNAQNKEEIQEMVTLQTAGSDANSVYYSGISYFPLGLGQTFTIVNQTIEHQLVCIEATHHSEVHGNYTCEFKAIPADVSAPHYTNTKVFAKAETQPAKIADNNDPEGLGRIKVEFYWGAATKTSQWIRMIQPHTGAGKGFYFIPEIGEEVLVGFEGGNSQNPYVMGAHYNGSETSGHNTPKNDLKVIQTRSGIIIILNDADGSVLIEDPSGNKYFMDGNGSMTCDAPKNLTLNAGEDININAGQNMITNVGLNKTNTVGGNYTEIITGSKFLTIGINFILNVTGSVREWIKGNKETESKDIKKRAKEIFINSTEENITMLGAKNVNNHSGETSKNG; via the coding sequence ATGGGACATTTTTCAGAACAGGTACACATAACTATCGGCAGTTTTACACAAAATATTATTTATTATGATTTAAAGCTGTCACAGAAAATGGCAGGTCATCACCATTTTTCATTTGTGTGGCAATATACGGCTAAAGCAGTTATAAACCCGGTTGATCAGGCGCAGGCAATGCGAAAATACATTGGCGATGAAGTGATTTTTACTTTTAAGAGCGTGACTGGTATCAAGCTTATGAGCAAAGGAATTATTACTGAATTATCTTCTATTGATAGACACGGCAGTGCAGCCGGTCTGCATATTACAGGAATAAGCCATAGCAAAGTAATTGACGATCTGCCAAAATCCAGAACCTATCTGGAAAGAGGAATGGATGACATTGTGCTTGATTTATTGTCTGAAGGACCAACAGAATTTTATCAGAGAGAATCTATTAGATCAACTTATCTAAAAGAATTCAATTATATGGCGCAGTACAACGAAACCAATTTTGAATTTCTAACAAGACTGGCATCACGATACGGCCAGTGGTTTTATTTTGACGGAATGCGCATGCAGTTTGGACAGCTTAAAAACTCAAAAATTAAACTCATTAACGGAGCTTCTCTGCATAGTTTTAAGATTCAAGCCAATATGACTGCGCACACCATTTCGTTAGCAGGTTATGATTATAATAATGCAGCTGGAATTCGCGATGCAGCAGCAAAAACAGCTACAGGCAGTAAGGACAGTTTTGCTTCTATAGTAGGATTTAATCAAGGCACCGTAACACAAGGTGAATTGAGTATTGGCGCTTATACAAATAACGCACAAAATAAAGAAGAAATACAGGAAATGGTCACGCTGCAAACAGCAGGAAGTGATGCAAACAGTGTGTATTACAGCGGAATATCTTATTTTCCTTTAGGATTAGGACAGACATTTACTATTGTAAATCAAACCATAGAACACCAGCTTGTCTGTATCGAAGCCACACACCACTCAGAAGTTCATGGCAATTATACCTGCGAATTCAAAGCGATTCCTGCTGATGTTTCCGCGCCGCATTATACCAATACAAAAGTTTTTGCCAAAGCAGAAACACAACCTGCGAAAATTGCAGATAACAATGATCCCGAAGGTCTCGGACGCATAAAAGTGGAATTCTATTGGGGAGCGGCAACCAAAACAAGTCAGTGGATCAGAATGATTCAGCCACATACCGGAGCCGGAAAAGGTTTTTATTTTATCCCAGAAATTGGAGAAGAAGTTTTGGTTGGTTTTGAAGGAGGAAATTCCCAAAATCCTTATGTAATGGGTGCGCATTACAATGGAAGTGAAACATCAGGTCATAATACTCCTAAAAATGATTTAAAGGTTATACAAACCCGTTCTGGAATTATAATTATCCTAAATGATGCTGATGGAAGTGTTTTAATTGAAGATCCAAGTGGGAACAAATATTTTATGGATGGAAACGGAAGTATGACTTGCGATGCTCCTAAAAATCTAACACTAAATGCAGGAGAAGACATCAATATAAATGCTGGGCAAAATATGATAACCAATGTTGGTCTTAATAAAACCAATACAGTTGGAGGCAATTATACAGAAATTATTACAGGGTCAAAATTCCTAACTATAGGAATTAATTTCATCCTAAATGTTACAGGAAGCGTACGTGAATGGATAAAAGGAAACAAAGAAACTGAAAGTAAAGATATCAAAAAACGCGCTAAAGAAATATTCATAAATAGTACAGAAGAAAATATTACGATGCTTGGCGCTAAAAATGTAAATAACCATAGTGGTGAAACCTCTAAAAACGGATAA
- a CDS encoding T6SS phospholipase effector Tle1-like catalytic domain-containing protein has translation MSIISIIEGRLTETATGNIEIHATEGDLTIAAAKHNRQYGEEGINYHNYEPLHPDDSMSDEKIVRLNLFFDGTQNNKTNTEAGKEHENSNHLDDSYTNDYSNVARGYDAVDPNKENQIRIYIEGIGTEDSESETTFFGNMPDNSGIPQGEGERGVKAKVTKACFLSAESLQKYAGKKMILEVNVYGFSRGATAARHFLHVATTPAVTHTPLLSSKETALPPYGLKGVTYAKTDETDALVKKHGFFGACLAAQGFTPNEIIFRFIGLYDTVAAYGVDHRGKEVFGVSIIDNDTKQLGLDAVKKASFVLQFAADDEHRDNFDLTNIDSAGINGLEITLPGVHSDIGGCYVENDSERVDLFYEPYFNRECEKFKEILIEEGWYSPDQLHIIHSYTKDFTQKVPEEYNDNPVGYYGLVGIKKEVHRTYDKVSLNRMFHYSKQFDVFYKTLNINDHKIKDPFLMGVDKQLVHYINTCTHVRNQYVKRFNEGENVQKEYLAEVKKMHYKDFIHANDLKTLRREYLHWSASATKFGLGPRVGGIKKATERTRNIQYG, from the coding sequence ATGAGTATCATAAGTATTATAGAAGGAAGACTTACCGAAACGGCTACTGGCAATATAGAAATACATGCTACTGAAGGAGATCTTACAATAGCAGCAGCCAAACATAACAGACAGTACGGAGAAGAAGGCATAAATTATCATAATTATGAACCGCTGCATCCTGATGATTCGATGTCTGATGAAAAAATCGTGCGATTAAATCTGTTTTTTGATGGAACACAAAACAATAAAACAAATACAGAAGCAGGAAAAGAACATGAAAATTCCAACCATCTGGATGACAGTTATACCAATGATTATTCTAATGTAGCGCGTGGTTATGATGCGGTAGACCCAAATAAGGAAAACCAAATTAGGATTTATATAGAAGGAATTGGTACGGAAGATTCAGAAAGCGAAACTACTTTTTTTGGAAATATGCCCGACAACTCAGGAATTCCGCAGGGCGAAGGAGAACGAGGGGTTAAAGCCAAAGTGACTAAAGCTTGTTTTTTGTCTGCTGAAAGTTTACAGAAATATGCAGGAAAGAAAATGATACTTGAGGTAAATGTATATGGTTTTAGCCGAGGAGCAACAGCTGCTAGGCATTTTCTGCATGTGGCCACCACGCCAGCCGTAACCCATACACCACTGCTTAGCAGTAAGGAAACAGCCCTGCCTCCGTACGGTCTGAAGGGAGTGACCTATGCAAAAACGGATGAAACGGATGCACTGGTAAAAAAGCATGGCTTTTTTGGCGCCTGTCTGGCAGCTCAGGGATTTACTCCTAATGAAATTATTTTCAGATTTATTGGTTTATACGATACTGTTGCTGCTTATGGGGTAGACCATCGAGGCAAAGAAGTTTTTGGTGTCAGCATTATTGATAACGATACCAAACAGTTAGGATTAGATGCTGTAAAAAAAGCCTCTTTTGTATTGCAGTTTGCGGCCGATGATGAGCATCGCGATAATTTTGATTTAACCAACATTGACAGTGCTGGAATAAACGGCTTAGAAATCACGCTGCCAGGAGTGCATTCTGATATTGGGGGCTGTTATGTAGAGAATGATTCTGAAAGAGTAGATCTTTTTTATGAGCCTTATTTTAATAGGGAATGCGAAAAATTCAAAGAAATATTGATTGAGGAAGGCTGGTATAGTCCTGATCAATTGCATATTATTCATTCGTACACTAAAGATTTTACCCAAAAAGTACCAGAAGAATACAATGATAATCCCGTAGGATATTACGGTTTGGTAGGTATAAAAAAAGAAGTTCACAGGACGTATGATAAAGTGTCGCTCAATCGGATGTTTCATTATTCGAAACAATTTGATGTGTTTTATAAAACTTTAAATATAAATGATCATAAGATAAAAGACCCATTTTTAATGGGCGTAGACAAACAGTTAGTGCATTATATCAACACCTGTACGCATGTAAGAAATCAATATGTAAAACGGTTTAATGAAGGTGAAAATGTTCAAAAAGAATATTTAGCAGAAGTAAAAAAAATGCATTATAAGGATTTTATTCATGCAAATGATTTGAAGACACTTAGAAGAGAGTACCTGCATTGGTCTGCCAGTGCAACTAAATTTGGGTTGGGTCCCAGAGTAGGAGGTATAAAAAAAGCAACAGAAAGAACCCGTAACATACAATATGGATAG
- a CDS encoding DUF2931 family protein, whose amino-acid sequence MKKNLPEFYVEISAPDSKYDVTPIYDTIKTLEGVYAGLPYGSSSGRWGDSGSTWTAQRGTPIGADITFYSRYEDVFYRLNVDFPIDTIKDYMERAYARIDDENGETQEYKKLGRGHKSSSGNSYDSFSTLVFGFAPKGMVVVWLNFGITRIELGRYQAEILSDTVIIEKIKKKYLKKYGLTSERYDEAAKEYFLTDASPQKWYNYRSRYNWRPVVISENPKTELIQVQTSFYNGEIECMLRPWVIDPVYKERAVPSEINVVWMTGKKDEDKKQAYLYFSWEKVNEVFKKSGGKIDVQIKISKENNVALMLNGKPFEADSTRVFDWSPSMLGGMMYKNIK is encoded by the coding sequence ATGAAAAAAAACTTACCGGAATTTTATGTTGAGATATCTGCTCCAGATAGCAAGTATGACGTAACTCCTATTTACGATACCATAAAAACTTTAGAAGGAGTTTATGCAGGTTTGCCTTATGGGAGCTCTTCTGGAAGATGGGGTGATTCAGGTTCTACATGGACAGCACAACGCGGAACTCCCATTGGAGCGGATATAACTTTTTATTCCCGCTATGAAGATGTTTTTTATCGTTTAAATGTCGATTTTCCTATAGATACTATTAAGGATTATATGGAAAGAGCCTATGCGAGAATAGATGATGAAAACGGAGAAACACAGGAATATAAAAAACTGGGTCGAGGCCACAAATCTTCGAGCGGAAACTCGTACGACAGTTTCAGCACTCTTGTTTTTGGTTTTGCGCCAAAAGGGATGGTGGTAGTGTGGTTAAATTTTGGGATTACCCGTATAGAGCTAGGCAGATATCAGGCAGAGATACTATCAGATACAGTAATTATTGAAAAAATAAAGAAAAAATATTTAAAGAAATATGGTTTAACTTCTGAAAGATATGATGAAGCGGCTAAAGAATATTTTCTTACAGATGCAAGCCCTCAAAAATGGTACAATTATCGCAGCCGTTACAATTGGCGCCCCGTAGTGATTTCAGAAAATCCTAAAACAGAACTCATACAAGTTCAGACTTCGTTTTACAATGGCGAAATAGAATGTATGCTTCGCCCATGGGTAATTGATCCTGTTTATAAAGAAAGAGCAGTTCCGTCAGAAATTAATGTAGTCTGGATGACAGGCAAAAAAGACGAAGATAAAAAACAGGCTTATCTCTATTTTAGTTGGGAAAAAGTAAATGAAGTTTTTAAAAAATCAGGTGGTAAAATTGATGTGCAGATCAAAATCTCGAAAGAAAATAACGTTGCGCTTATGCTCAATGGTAAGCCCTTTGAAGCAGACAGTACAAGGGTATTTGATTGGTCACCTAGTATGCTGGGCGGAATGATGTATAAAAATATAAAGTAG
- the tssD gene encoding type VI secretion system tube protein TssD translates to MSFLSKLQIDGEEYNVLEFNIDFKQEIDNSSKPIGNAKGGIIKIIIEATQNSLFLSWMLNSDLTKDGKIIFYRRDALSKMKELTFEKAYCINYHEQFTSTTEVPMKITMELVSKELTFGDAKFSNNWIALD, encoded by the coding sequence ATGAGCTTTTTATCAAAATTACAAATCGACGGTGAAGAATATAATGTACTTGAATTTAACATAGATTTTAAACAAGAGATTGATAATTCGAGCAAACCAATCGGAAATGCAAAAGGTGGAATTATAAAAATAATAATTGAGGCAACACAAAACAGCCTATTTCTATCGTGGATGTTAAATAGTGATTTGACTAAAGATGGGAAAATTATTTTTTACAGAAGAGATGCTTTAAGTAAAATGAAAGAACTAACGTTTGAAAAAGCATATTGTATCAACTATCACGAACAATTTACAAGTACAACAGAAGTGCCAATGAAAATCACAATGGAATTAGTAAGTAAAGAACTGACTTTTGGCGATGCAAAATTCTCCAATAACTGGATTGCTTTAGACTAA
- a CDS encoding DUF5458 family protein translates to MSNKQAHQNIGEDTAVLERKVSGVSIEKNVEKLAKYGGFDLLEMAIEGIQNLNPDRKARRKIFLGEVNKTKERETLKKTLELWSSILSNNEALTDMVAQCEDKCKESEVLLKKNLAKAVEDTREIEAAYRTVALFFKNTETDKVKNVTIVNADIEQLKDLDNTRFIDAIHSELVDNYDRLDLKNNYGILVIPGYLGSNKVIEKWAKIAHENKVMLVTDFEHLDEPDDVMEMFDAASLTGGDAYRSNVIMTCNWLVGRGRFDQIGESEDLHIAPSAALAGKIYKTLMSQVTAGKKFGGINEVDGVKFDLKKSEIANLENLGLVPMVNEYGKVMAFSAKTLFSGDNLGLQTYSVVRVFDYVTKVLMDFLNRRAFENFTAKTRKEIMNQIVAFLDGITGPDKLIENFEIRRFEQDPIQKDRIYMDIHMKPYFPAKNFLIKMDGHKGDDGTEWDTDYEQK, encoded by the coding sequence ATGTCAAATAAACAAGCACACCAAAATATCGGAGAAGATACTGCAGTTTTAGAACGTAAAGTTTCGGGTGTTTCTATTGAGAAAAATGTTGAGAAATTAGCTAAATATGGTGGATTTGATTTACTGGAAATGGCAATTGAAGGAATTCAAAACCTAAATCCGGACAGAAAAGCAAGAAGAAAAATTTTCCTTGGAGAAGTTAATAAAACCAAAGAAAGAGAAACATTAAAAAAAACTTTAGAATTATGGTCTTCGATTTTAAGCAACAATGAAGCTTTAACCGACATGGTGGCGCAATGTGAAGATAAATGCAAAGAGTCTGAGGTATTGTTAAAAAAGAACCTTGCTAAAGCCGTTGAAGACACAAGAGAAATTGAAGCTGCTTATAGAACTGTTGCCTTGTTTTTCAAAAACACAGAAACAGACAAAGTTAAAAACGTTACAATTGTAAATGCTGATATTGAACAGTTAAAAGATCTTGATAATACTCGTTTTATCGATGCAATTCACTCAGAATTAGTAGATAATTATGATCGTTTAGATCTTAAAAACAATTATGGTATTCTAGTTATTCCAGGATATTTAGGATCAAATAAAGTAATCGAAAAATGGGCAAAAATTGCACATGAAAACAAAGTAATGTTGGTTACCGACTTTGAACATCTTGACGAACCGGATGATGTTATGGAAATGTTCGATGCAGCTTCATTAACTGGAGGCGATGCTTATCGTTCTAACGTAATTATGACTTGCAACTGGTTGGTAGGACGCGGCAGATTTGATCAAATAGGAGAAAGCGAAGACTTACACATTGCGCCTTCGGCAGCTTTGGCTGGAAAAATCTATAAAACATTGATGTCTCAGGTAACTGCGGGTAAAAAATTTGGAGGAATAAATGAAGTTGACGGTGTTAAGTTTGATCTTAAGAAAAGTGAAATCGCCAATCTTGAAAACCTTGGTTTAGTGCCAATGGTAAACGAGTACGGAAAAGTAATGGCTTTCTCTGCAAAAACATTATTCAGCGGAGATAATCTAGGTTTGCAAACATATTCTGTAGTTCGTGTTTTTGATTATGTGACAAAAGTATTGATGGATTTCCTTAACCGTCGTGCGTTTGAAAACTTTACGGCAAAAACGCGTAAAGAAATAATGAATCAAATTGTAGCTTTTCTTGATGGAATCACTGGTCCAGATAAATTAATTGAGAATTTCGAAATCAGAAGATTTGAACAAGATCCAATCCAAAAAGATAGAATTTACATGGATATTCATATGAAACCATACTTTCCAGCTAAAAATTTCCTTATCAAAATGGATGGTCATAAAGGCGATGACGGAACTGAATGGGATACAGATTACGAACAAAAGTAA
- the tssO gene encoding type VI secretion system TssO, with translation MEVLNKKERQKAFYAFLCAFIITFIVMFSALAFNLYLPTAENKILKAENEMMKREYDYQTSFSIKIDSVRMTIDSINSPKVDNDFQQRLANVMVANIYQKIPKDTTDNKRLYNNIILAYKNIIDYKKQIRSLTHNAHLIDSLNQSAKTYKEELEKVSRDLDVCRQIYQNQ, from the coding sequence ATGGAAGTTTTAAATAAAAAAGAGCGTCAAAAGGCATTTTACGCCTTTTTGTGTGCCTTTATCATCACTTTTATCGTGATGTTTTCTGCATTAGCATTTAACCTTTATCTGCCGACGGCTGAAAATAAAATATTGAAAGCAGAGAATGAAATGATGAAAAGAGAATACGATTATCAAACCAGTTTTTCAATCAAAATTGATAGCGTGAGAATGACAATCGATTCTATTAATTCGCCTAAAGTAGATAATGATTTTCAACAGCGTTTGGCAAATGTTATGGTGGCTAATATTTATCAGAAAATACCAAAAGACACTACAGACAATAAGCGATTGTATAACAATATTATTCTGGCGTATAAAAATATTATCGATTATAAAAAACAAATCAGAAGCCTTACACACAATGCACATTTAATAGACAGTTTAAATCAGTCGGCTAAGACATACAAAGAAGAATTAGAAAAAGTTAGTCGCGATTTAGATGTATGTCGTCAGATTTATCAAAATCAGTAA